A region from the Nocardioides exalbidus genome encodes:
- a CDS encoding type II restriction endonuclease: MAASARLEDYFDGAAGKYLSSVETDPTRSNQHEFNGVAPLIELLDVPPANGGRRFATSYVYLEDDNDPLVVDSTSTWYDAREAHPTRTEYRFYYPAGIEVMSRAKSGDYLVLAKTRSDPQRDLLVIVAAGGSTLAQQVEVLFGLEPADRFDVETAPSGVDLNFTSRALLEALGYEVELADDNFLDVLIERFGMTFPQTKVFSAFARETLLAVDSRIDPDAALLEWWEREEILFRTFERHVLSEKIAEAATDVDQILKLAMSAFQRRKSRAGHALENHVAAVLEAWEISFDAQPKTEGKVRPDFLVPGEVAYRDRTHDAARLRMLAVKSTCKDRWRQILSEAARIPHKHLLTLEAPISEGQTTEMADSNVTLVVPADLHGAYLPSQTVWTVAQMLEDFQAVTAGGS, encoded by the coding sequence ATGGCTGCAAGCGCAAGGCTAGAGGACTACTTCGACGGAGCTGCAGGAAAGTACCTCAGCAGTGTCGAGACGGATCCCACCAGGTCGAACCAGCATGAATTCAATGGTGTCGCACCACTGATCGAGCTGCTTGACGTGCCGCCAGCTAACGGAGGCCGCAGGTTCGCGACCTCCTACGTGTACCTAGAGGACGACAACGACCCGCTCGTGGTCGACAGCACCTCAACGTGGTACGACGCTCGCGAAGCCCACCCGACGCGCACCGAGTACCGCTTCTACTATCCCGCTGGCATCGAGGTCATGAGTCGGGCGAAGTCCGGCGACTACCTGGTCCTTGCGAAGACGCGGTCAGATCCGCAACGCGACCTGTTGGTGATCGTGGCCGCTGGAGGGTCAACCCTTGCGCAGCAGGTGGAGGTCCTGTTTGGGCTGGAGCCCGCTGATCGGTTCGATGTTGAGACTGCTCCGTCGGGCGTCGACCTGAACTTCACGTCGCGTGCGCTTCTGGAAGCCCTCGGTTATGAGGTTGAGCTCGCTGACGACAACTTTCTCGATGTCCTTATCGAACGATTCGGGATGACCTTCCCTCAGACCAAGGTGTTCTCTGCCTTCGCGCGAGAGACCTTGCTGGCCGTTGACTCGCGCATTGACCCTGACGCGGCCCTTCTCGAGTGGTGGGAGCGCGAGGAGATCCTGTTCCGCACCTTTGAACGGCACGTGCTGTCCGAGAAGATCGCCGAAGCGGCGACCGACGTCGATCAGATACTCAAGCTCGCCATGAGCGCTTTCCAGCGCCGCAAGTCGCGCGCGGGTCACGCGCTGGAGAACCATGTAGCTGCAGTCCTTGAGGCCTGGGAGATCTCGTTCGATGCGCAACCCAAGACAGAGGGCAAGGTGCGTCCCGACTTCCTGGTACCGGGGGAGGTTGCCTACCGCGACCGCACCCACGACGCGGCGCGACTTCGCATGCTCGCGGTCAAATCGACCTGCAAGGACCGATGGCGTCAGATCCTGAGTGAAGCCGCTCGAATCCCGCACAAGCATCTGCTGACGTTGGAGGCGCCGATCAGTGAAGGCCAGACGACAGAGATGGCCGACAGCAACGTGACGCTCGTTGTACCGGCCGACCTCCATGGCGCATATCTGCCGTCACAGACAGTGTGGACTGTGGCGCAGATGTTGGAGGACTTTCAGGCTGTCACGGCGGGAGGCTCGTGA
- a CDS encoding very short patch repair endonuclease, translating into MPDIVSREVRSRMMSGIRGKDTKPEVVLRKALHRRGFRYKLHDRSLPGRPDLVLPARHAVVLVNGCFWHAHEGCPYFKLPATRPEFWRDKLMANRERDQRNLSLLQDAGWRVAVVWECATRKDFDSTVDQLEGWLRGMSQRVDVAWLQAQG; encoded by the coding sequence ATGCCGGATATTGTGTCTCGCGAGGTCCGCAGCCGCATGATGTCTGGAATCCGCGGCAAGGACACCAAGCCTGAGGTCGTCCTCCGCAAGGCGTTGCACCGCCGGGGGTTCCGGTACAAGCTCCACGATCGGAGCCTGCCTGGTAGGCCCGACCTCGTGCTTCCCGCGCGTCACGCGGTTGTTCTCGTGAACGGATGCTTCTGGCATGCCCACGAAGGGTGTCCCTACTTCAAACTCCCCGCCACGCGGCCCGAGTTCTGGCGGGACAAACTGATGGCTAACCGCGAGCGGGATCAGCGCAACTTAAGTCTGCTTCAGGATGCAGGCTGGCGAGTCGCGGTCGTGTGGGAGTGCGCGACGCGGAAGGATTTCGACTCGACGGTTGATCAGCTCGAGGGCTGGTTGAGGGGAATGAGCCAGAGAGTCGACGTGGCATGGCTGCAAGCGCAAGGCTAG
- the dcm gene encoding DNA (cytosine-5-)-methyltransferase, with protein sequence MVSKIVSQIDRNPDPTFRFIDLFAGIGGCRLGFERAGGECVFTSEWDRFARQTYETNYPTDEGSEHVFAGDIREVTASEVPDHDVLVGGFPCQPFSIAGVSKKNALGRPHGFQDPTQGTLFFDVARIIAEKRPRAFVLENVRNLVSHDKGNTFKVIRAKLEDELGYEFHSIVIDASRVVPQGRRRIFMVGFDKRVFPNGSGFTFEDFELDGDSPTMESVLHREDGSEAPHLPYTDAVGQVAQKYTLTPGLWQYLQNYKKKHSAAGNGFGFGLVTRNDVARTLSARYYKDGSEILVDQGTDSRPRRLTPRECARLMGFPDTFEIPVSDTQAYKQFGNSVVVPVVEAVATRVAEVLAAQTREVAAAG encoded by the coding sequence GTGGTCTCCAAGATTGTCAGTCAGATCGATCGGAATCCCGACCCCACGTTTCGCTTCATCGACCTCTTCGCGGGGATCGGCGGCTGCCGGCTCGGCTTTGAGCGAGCTGGCGGGGAGTGTGTTTTCACGTCTGAGTGGGACCGATTCGCGCGCCAGACCTACGAGACCAACTATCCGACGGACGAGGGTAGTGAGCATGTCTTCGCTGGCGACATCCGCGAGGTGACGGCGTCCGAGGTTCCCGACCACGACGTACTTGTTGGCGGCTTCCCGTGCCAGCCGTTCAGCATCGCTGGTGTATCGAAGAAGAATGCCCTCGGGCGACCGCACGGCTTCCAGGACCCCACGCAGGGGACGTTGTTCTTCGACGTCGCGCGCATCATCGCCGAGAAGCGTCCGCGAGCGTTCGTGCTGGAGAACGTTCGCAACCTCGTGTCGCACGACAAGGGCAACACCTTCAAGGTGATTCGGGCCAAGCTCGAGGACGAACTTGGCTACGAATTCCACTCGATCGTCATCGACGCCAGTCGTGTTGTCCCGCAGGGTCGTCGGCGCATCTTCATGGTCGGCTTCGACAAGCGCGTTTTCCCCAACGGATCAGGCTTCACCTTCGAGGACTTCGAGCTCGATGGCGACTCACCCACCATGGAGTCCGTTTTGCACCGCGAGGATGGTTCTGAGGCTCCTCACCTGCCGTACACCGACGCTGTTGGCCAAGTCGCTCAGAAGTACACGCTGACGCCGGGGCTATGGCAGTACCTGCAGAACTACAAGAAGAAGCACAGCGCTGCGGGCAATGGCTTCGGTTTCGGCTTGGTCACCCGCAATGACGTTGCCCGCACGCTTTCCGCTCGGTATTACAAGGACGGGTCGGAAATCCTCGTGGACCAAGGAACGGACTCGCGCCCGCGTCGTCTCACCCCGCGCGAGTGTGCCCGGCTCATGGGCTTTCCGGATACCTTCGAGATCCCGGTGAGTGACACGCAGGCCTACAAGCAGTTCGGCAACAGTGTCGTGGTCCCGGTTGTCGAGGCCGTTGCGACACGAGTGGCGGAAGTCCTTGCGGCCCAGACTCGTGAGGTCGCCGCCGCGGGCTAG